From a region of the Thermosipho melanesiensis BI429 genome:
- a CDS encoding ABC transporter permease, which yields MRIWYEFKRLIGKPLNIILIILLPVVLTIASIIFFNGFGVTNVKLGVYNLDDSPLSQFTIKLVMSFFNGGTLTYVDKNYTEKLQSGELNAVMIIPENFTDALYNGQRVDIDFIPSPVDLQLSVGIYNVLNSIFNDLSGSPFFNPQVLRYLFVSQETPAPRFVPKTKNFKTDFGTLFSPAILFLSVIFLIIAIGVLTIINDRELGLINIFKVNNEKWYKYTVVKFLALFFLGIVVSIGVYVAGITLNIKIPFSIFFPLSLTAIIFHSSLALLISSISPNKAMANIIGISLSMFFFFASGSITPVTTLPKLMFKVASYTPSYKLTYALRNYQLNGIPINSELLYLTLISVVSFLVMMLTIKKEFRMK from the coding sequence ATGAGAATATGGTATGAATTTAAAAGACTAATAGGCAAGCCTCTAAATATCATTCTCATAATCCTCCTACCAGTTGTTCTTACAATTGCCAGCATAATATTCTTCAATGGATTTGGGGTGACTAATGTAAAACTTGGGGTATATAACCTTGATGACTCTCCTCTTTCTCAATTTACAATAAAGCTTGTTATGTCATTTTTCAACGGTGGAACACTAACCTATGTAGATAAAAATTACACAGAAAAGTTACAAAGTGGTGAATTAAATGCCGTGATGATTATCCCAGAAAACTTTACTGATGCCTTATATAACGGCCAAAGAGTAGATATTGATTTTATACCTAGTCCAGTAGATTTACAACTTTCCGTTGGAATTTACAACGTTTTAAATTCCATATTTAACGATTTAAGTGGTTCACCTTTTTTTAATCCTCAAGTTTTAAGATATTTATTTGTAAGTCAAGAAACTCCCGCACCAAGATTTGTTCCAAAAACAAAAAATTTCAAAACTGATTTTGGAACGCTTTTTTCCCCCGCTATATTATTCTTATCTGTTATTTTCCTGATCATCGCAATTGGTGTATTAACAATAATAAATGATAGAGAATTGGGTTTAATAAATATATTTAAGGTTAACAATGAAAAGTGGTATAAATACACAGTAGTAAAATTTCTCGCATTATTTTTTCTTGGGATTGTGGTTTCAATAGGTGTCTATGTGGCAGGTATCACGTTAAATATAAAAATACCTTTTTCCATATTTTTTCCATTGTCTTTAACTGCAATAATTTTTCATAGCTCTTTGGCATTGCTTATTTCTAGTATTTCTCCAAATAAAGCAATGGCAAATATAATTGGTATTTCATTATCTATGTTCTTTTTCTTTGCAAGTGGAAGTATTACACCTGTTACAACACTTCCAAAACTTATGTTCAAGGTTGCTTCCTATACTCCTTCGTATAAACTTACATATGCACTAAGGAACTACCAACTAAACGGCATACCAATAAACTCTGAACTTTTATACCTAACTCTAATATCCGTAGTTTCTTTTTTGGTAATGATGCTTACTATAAAAAAAGAGTTCAGGATGAAATAA
- the purD gene encoding phosphoribosylamine--glycine ligase, translating to MEICILGSGGREHAIGYAFEKAGFKVYYSPGNGLTRNNLQNVGDFKGIIIPGSEEYLAKGIAEKYDNVFGPTSKGAKLESSKIYAKIFMNTYNLPTPRFEIVESEIDLKNKIEKFYPPYVLKADGLAKGKGVVIVDTKEEAIKIGRKLISGELISDVSGPIIIDEFIPGRELSAMAIVNEKGFSLFPFIQDYKKLNTGNIGPNTGGMGSFGPIEIDSELKGKIEELFEKTLYGLKKEGITYKGFIYIGLMIFEKTPYILEYNVRLGDPETEVIVATNPGNFVETLLKAIQNESIPQFHPKNYALDVVLASKGYPGKYEKGKEIKNLEETEGESFVIFGAGVKRKNNLLYTNGGRVLHCVGIGKTKDEAKNIAYKIAEKIDFEGKQFRTDIGVIYA from the coding sequence ATGGAAATTTGTATATTAGGTTCTGGTGGAAGAGAACATGCAATAGGTTATGCATTTGAAAAGGCAGGGTTCAAAGTTTATTACTCTCCAGGGAATGGACTTACAAGGAATAATTTACAAAACGTAGGTGATTTTAAAGGTATAATCATACCAGGTTCTGAAGAATATTTGGCAAAAGGTATAGCTGAAAAATACGATAATGTTTTTGGCCCAACATCAAAAGGTGCAAAATTGGAAAGTTCGAAAATATATGCAAAGATATTTATGAATACTTACAATTTGCCAACTCCAAGGTTTGAAATTGTGGAAAGTGAAATAGACCTTAAAAATAAAATTGAAAAATTCTATCCTCCATATGTTTTAAAGGCAGACGGTCTTGCTAAGGGAAAAGGTGTGGTAATAGTTGACACAAAAGAAGAAGCTATTAAAATAGGAAGAAAGCTTATAAGTGGTGAGCTTATATCAGATGTTTCCGGTCCAATCATAATAGACGAGTTTATTCCAGGCAGAGAACTTTCCGCAATGGCTATAGTAAATGAAAAAGGTTTCTCTTTATTTCCATTTATACAAGATTACAAAAAGTTAAATACTGGAAACATAGGGCCAAACACAGGAGGAATGGGTAGTTTTGGGCCAATAGAAATCGACAGTGAGTTAAAAGGAAAGATAGAAGAGTTATTTGAAAAAACGCTATATGGATTAAAAAAAGAAGGGATAACATATAAAGGTTTTATCTACATTGGACTTATGATTTTTGAAAAAACACCATATATATTGGAATACAACGTAAGACTAGGTGATCCAGAAACGGAAGTAATTGTTGCAACCAATCCGGGAAATTTTGTGGAAACATTACTTAAAGCTATACAAAATGAAAGCATACCGCAATTTCATCCCAAAAATTACGCTTTGGATGTTGTACTTGCAAGTAAAGGGTACCCTGGAAAATATGAAAAAGGAAAGGAAATTAAAAATCTGGAAGAAACGGAAGGAGAAAGTTTTGTAATATTTGGAGCAGGAGTGAAAAGAAAAAATAATTTACTCTACACAAACGGAGGAAGAGTTTTACATTGTGTAGGAATTGGAAAAACAAAAGATGAAGCAAAAAACATTGCATACAAAATTGCCGAAAAAATAGATTTTGAAGGAAAGCAATTTAGAACGGACATTGGGGTGATCTATGCATGA
- a CDS encoding phosphoribosylaminoimidazolecarboxamide formyltransferase has translation MYLEKYNLELRYGENSHENAQIFGKPSFEILHEGKQISFNNILDAEAAYVVAKHLKYIDGYGSVVVKHQTPCGASIKKNKIESIISAISADEESSFGGILSVNFKFDEECALAIKKKYLEVVIAEKFTENAIEILKSKKIRILKVNNYEPKVGKPAFGAYLIGERKLPNLKFEHVAGPKLSVEEMKELTFAYIVIEGVKSNAILISKNLTTVGIGTGQPSRKRAAWIATSLAEKEAEGAFAASDAFFPFPDGLEILANAKVKAVIAPMGSIRDEQIIESANRFGISFYKASGRVFRH, from the coding sequence GTGTATCTCGAAAAATATAACCTTGAACTAAGATATGGGGAAAATTCCCATGAAAATGCCCAAATCTTTGGGAAACCTTCCTTTGAAATCTTACATGAAGGAAAACAGATTTCATTTAACAACATTTTAGATGCAGAAGCAGCATATGTAGTTGCAAAACATCTAAAATATATTGATGGATATGGTAGTGTTGTGGTAAAGCATCAAACTCCTTGCGGTGCATCTATAAAGAAAAATAAAATTGAATCTATCATTTCGGCAATATCAGCAGATGAAGAATCAAGTTTTGGAGGAATTTTATCTGTTAATTTTAAATTTGATGAAGAATGTGCTCTTGCCATAAAGAAAAAATATCTAGAAGTGGTAATAGCGGAAAAATTTACGGAAAATGCTATTGAAATACTTAAGTCTAAGAAGATAAGAATATTAAAAGTTAATAATTATGAACCTAAAGTAGGAAAACCTGCGTTTGGTGCATATTTAATCGGAGAAAGAAAGTTACCAAATTTAAAATTTGAACACGTTGCAGGTCCAAAACTTTCAGTAGAAGAAATGAAGGAATTGACTTTTGCATACATAGTAATAGAAGGTGTAAAATCAAATGCTATACTTATCTCCAAAAACCTAACAACAGTTGGAATTGGAACTGGTCAACCTTCACGAAAAAGAGCTGCCTGGATAGCAACTTCATTAGCAGAAAAAGAAGCAGAAGGAGCGTTTGCTGCATCAGATGCATTTTTCCCATTCCCAGATGGTCTTGAAATACTTGCAAACGCAAAAGTTAAAGCAGTAATAGCACCTATGGGTTCAATAAGAGATGAGCAAATTATAGAAAGTGCAAATAGATTTGGTATATCTTTTTACAAAGCTAGTGGAAGAGTATTTAGACATTGA
- a CDS encoding AIR synthase-related protein: MKYTYKAAGVDVARGDEFANNIKNTANIPSWIVKEPTGYATIINFTTPMIAVTADGIGTKILLHIEHETWDDAARDLIAMNYNDLICVGAKPLAFLDYLGLHKIDENTKKFITSLIKELERHDMYLIAGETAEMPDLYMENHMDAAGFAIGKIIKLFDHKNIKSGDYIMALDSSGFHSNGWSLIRKIIKEEEINIEELPFNLLEGTKIYSEMIKYFDDIKAIAHVTGGGILRALKRLLGGFGCKIQLEKKDFVEWILKFVDFGEAILTFNMGYGLLFVTEKPNSLPGKIIGKVNESDIEIKI; this comes from the coding sequence ATGAAATACACTTACAAAGCTGCCGGGGTTGATGTAGCAAGGGGGGATGAATTTGCAAACAATATAAAGAATACTGCAAATATACCCTCTTGGATTGTGAAAGAACCAACAGGATATGCGACTATCATAAACTTTACAACACCCATGATAGCAGTTACCGCAGACGGCATCGGTACAAAAATACTTCTCCATATAGAGCACGAAACGTGGGATGATGCTGCAAGAGATTTAATTGCAATGAATTACAACGATTTAATATGCGTTGGTGCAAAACCACTTGCATTTTTAGATTACCTTGGTCTTCACAAAATAGACGAAAACACAAAAAAATTTATTACTTCTCTGATAAAGGAACTTGAAAGACATGATATGTACCTTATTGCAGGTGAAACTGCGGAAATGCCAGATTTATACATGGAAAACCATATGGATGCAGCTGGATTTGCGATTGGTAAAATAATCAAACTCTTTGATCATAAAAATATAAAATCTGGTGATTATATAATGGCACTTGATTCGTCTGGATTTCACTCAAACGGATGGAGTTTGATCAGAAAAATCATAAAGGAAGAAGAAATAAACATCGAAGAACTGCCTTTTAACTTACTTGAGGGAACAAAGATATATTCAGAGATGATTAAATACTTTGATGATATCAAAGCAATTGCCCATGTTACAGGCGGTGGTATTTTAAGGGCTTTAAAAAGGCTGTTAGGCGGTTTTGGGTGTAAAATACAACTTGAAAAGAAGGATTTTGTGGAATGGATTTTAAAATTTGTAGATTTTGGTGAAGCAATTTTAACTTTTAATATGGGATATGGTCTTTTGTTTGTAACCGAAAAACCCAATTCACTTCCCGGAAAAATAATTGGAAAAGTTAATGAAAGTGATATAGAAATTAAAATATAA
- a CDS encoding VWA-like domain-containing protein: MVINKAFENLIKKSPFYAYLLLGISLQSDNRIKNISIKFTKHGEIVFLYNPSINKKPIWFVEALILHELMHIINQHFRIKPKNKREKKIWDLAMDAAINQYIPELDGRSIPLNVLIEEGHGVDNEVMFVAPPAFMINKTAEEYFEWIVKEFEKKGDFDIEAIPDSIDDHNFQSEIPVEMIVEITKDKVGKAFNMFGKSLESNIKQNIDLILQKSTLNWETILRRFSNATIKGDKYRTPLRPNRRYEDQPGWKYEYKSKLAVILDTSASIIEEEMNQFLTEIEKLSKLDTQLTLIQVDETVTMVTEYKSGKWKDLEIYGGGETNLQPAVDLAQSKRHVEGIIIFTDGHVDVPVVKRRVLFVLSSKHNAEFVEDAIRIYGKNSVVFLKWKG; the protein is encoded by the coding sequence ATGGTAATAAATAAAGCGTTTGAAAACTTAATTAAAAAAAGTCCTTTTTATGCATATCTTTTATTAGGAATTTCCTTGCAAAGTGATAATAGAATAAAAAACATTTCCATAAAATTCACCAAACATGGTGAAATTGTTTTTTTGTATAACCCCTCTATAAACAAAAAACCAATTTGGTTTGTAGAAGCTTTGATACTACACGAACTTATGCATATAATAAATCAGCATTTTAGAATCAAACCAAAAAACAAAAGGGAGAAGAAGATTTGGGATCTTGCTATGGATGCAGCAATCAATCAATATATACCAGAACTTGATGGCAGAAGTATTCCTTTAAATGTTCTGATAGAAGAAGGGCATGGAGTAGACAATGAGGTTATGTTTGTTGCTCCACCGGCATTTATGATAAACAAAACAGCTGAAGAATATTTTGAATGGATAGTGAAAGAATTTGAAAAAAAAGGTGATTTTGATATAGAAGCAATTCCCGATTCAATAGATGATCACAATTTCCAATCTGAAATACCCGTTGAGATGATTGTGGAAATAACAAAAGATAAAGTAGGAAAGGCATTTAACATGTTTGGAAAAAGCTTGGAGTCAAATATAAAACAAAATATAGATTTGATATTACAAAAATCCACACTTAATTGGGAAACAATCCTTAGAAGATTTTCAAATGCTACAATTAAAGGAGATAAATACAGAACTCCATTAAGACCAAACAGAAGATACGAAGATCAACCTGGATGGAAGTATGAATACAAATCAAAGCTTGCAGTTATTTTAGACACAAGTGCAAGTATTATCGAAGAGGAAATGAATCAATTTCTAACTGAGATCGAAAAACTTTCAAAATTAGATACTCAGCTTACACTAATCCAAGTAGATGAAACGGTAACTATGGTAACTGAGTACAAATCTGGAAAGTGGAAAGATTTAGAAATATATGGTGGTGGAGAAACGAACTTACAACCAGCAGTAGACCTTGCTCAATCAAAAAGACATGTGGAGGGAATAATAATATTTACCGATGGACATGTAGATGTTCCTGTAGTAAAAAGAAGAGTTTTATTTGTACTTTCATCAAAACATAACGCTGAATTTGTTGAAGATGCCATAAGGATATACGGGAAAAACTCCGTCGTATTTTTGAAATGGAAAGGATGA
- a CDS encoding transglycosylase domain-containing protein produces the protein MKNLLFFLLGFFVIILGLFYMYDRFTSNLPEPETLVPSSLIIEFSDGTPFYFPRAYWYNLEDYPEKLITALIISEDEDFFSHPGIDILGMIRGIFYTVIRKNTQGGSTLTQQLVRSLYLTQARTIERKIKEIFISLYLEKIRTKEEILELYLNSVYMGNGIYGFGTAAKYYFGKEPKNLNLAEIALLVNTVKSPENFNPQDLKGRYKRASVVLKRLLVENYISNEEYEKYSKLLNKVKSYNVFESKYDEEIFWRIIDELKEKGFTLDLLRKGFVVKTTLNRKYYNLLIENFSENNAGIIINYRTGEILAMYGKGVTNGRRQIGSLIKPFYYYKAILDGFNLDTKLFDLPIKIGDWTPKNFEKDYYGQTKLEDALIHSRNIPSVNLYLMLGDVMVRDFLKNELYINGYYPPDLTLSLGTIETSHEQIAKGFSGILTGIVVKPYIVDEVRNSKGVVVYKAKPEILNIIKSSKRYPMEASYLIIDLLRKVVNYGTGIRADIPGRTIIGKTGTAEQFAWFFGADGKLMMIISQDGRDLLGGRDVAPILRKIALKTDMGKTPFSISSVYRKLEVVKIDPLRYIDYKYLIDLIKEGKFSLEELIKILRTFDREYLIEFLSYMNTVSQEFTIRLWNMLGGGK, from the coding sequence ATGAAAAATTTGTTATTTTTTTTATTGGGTTTTTTCGTTATAATACTTGGATTATTTTACATGTACGATAGGTTCACATCTAACTTACCGGAACCAGAAACTTTGGTTCCATCTAGTCTTATTATTGAATTTTCCGATGGAACACCTTTTTATTTTCCAAGGGCATATTGGTATAACTTAGAAGATTATCCAGAAAAACTTATAACTGCACTCATAATTTCAGAAGATGAAGACTTTTTCTCACATCCAGGAATTGATATCCTAGGAATGATAAGGGGCATTTTTTATACAGTTATAAGAAAAAACACACAAGGGGGAAGCACATTAACACAACAACTTGTAAGAAGTCTTTATTTAACCCAGGCAAGGACTATTGAAAGAAAGATAAAGGAAATATTTATATCTTTATACCTTGAAAAAATAAGAACAAAAGAAGAAATTTTAGAATTATATTTAAATTCAGTATATATGGGGAACGGAATTTATGGATTTGGTACTGCTGCAAAATATTATTTTGGTAAAGAACCAAAAAATTTGAATTTAGCGGAGATAGCACTTTTGGTGAATACTGTAAAATCCCCGGAAAATTTTAATCCTCAAGATTTAAAGGGAAGGTATAAAAGGGCAAGTGTTGTTTTAAAAAGGTTATTGGTTGAAAATTATATATCTAACGAGGAATACGAAAAATACTCAAAACTTTTAAATAAAGTAAAGTCATACAACGTTTTTGAATCAAAATATGATGAGGAAATATTTTGGAGGATAATAGATGAATTAAAAGAAAAAGGATTTACACTTGATTTGCTCAGAAAAGGTTTTGTTGTAAAAACCACTTTAAATAGAAAATATTACAACTTATTAATTGAAAATTTTAGTGAAAATAATGCGGGAATAATTATAAATTATAGAACAGGTGAGATACTCGCAATGTACGGAAAAGGAGTGACAAACGGTAGAAGGCAAATAGGGTCATTGATAAAACCTTTTTACTATTATAAAGCAATTCTGGACGGATTCAATTTAGATACAAAGTTATTTGACCTTCCAATAAAAATTGGAGATTGGACACCAAAAAATTTTGAAAAAGACTATTACGGTCAAACAAAATTGGAAGATGCATTAATTCATTCTAGAAATATCCCTTCTGTCAACCTATACCTTATGTTAGGAGATGTAATGGTTAGAGATTTCTTGAAAAATGAGTTATACATTAACGGATACTATCCTCCGGATTTAACTTTGTCTTTGGGTACCATTGAAACTTCACACGAACAAATTGCAAAAGGTTTTTCAGGTATATTAACGGGAATAGTGGTAAAACCTTACATAGTAGATGAAGTAAGAAACAGTAAAGGGGTAGTTGTATACAAAGCAAAACCAGAAATCTTAAATATCATTAAATCTTCAAAAAGATATCCTATGGAGGCAAGTTATTTAATTATTGATTTATTGAGAAAGGTAGTAAATTATGGCACGGGAATTAGGGCAGATATTCCAGGTAGAACTATTATTGGAAAAACAGGAACTGCAGAACAATTTGCTTGGTTCTTTGGTGCAGATGGAAAACTAATGATGATTATTTCACAGGATGGAAGAGATTTACTAGGGGGAAGAGATGTAGCACCAATTTTGAGAAAAATTGCTTTAAAAACTGATATGGGAAAAACACCTTTTTCCATTTCATCTGTTTATAGGAAACTAGAGGTTGTAAAGATCGATCCTTTAAGGTACATTGATTACAAATATTTAATTGATTTAATTAAAGAAGGTAAATTTAGTTTAGAAGAATTGATAAAGATTCTACGAACATTTGATAGGGAGTATTTAATAGAATTTCTTTCATATATGAATACAGTTTCTCAAGAATTTACAATAAGGTTATGGAATATGCTTGGAGGTGGAAAGTAA
- the purF gene encoding amidophosphoribosyltransferase, which yields MCGIAGVWNVDASYNILHDILLGLQHRGQESTGIILENFRIVKEKGLVSQVLTQKNYIPGKIGIGHVRYSTFGENTEIQPLMGLTSKGKFAIAHNGNIPDAMQRMKSLIEKGAVFNTTIDTEIFLHYISLAPYADPKLSVQWTLSRIPGAFSVLILTEKMLIAARDSFGFRPLFYGKYRDGYVISSEDAPLISIGAKDITEIIPGEMVIFSENGMEKTKFATTKMHFCAFEYIYFSRPDSNFFYGNVHKVRFKMGEILFKESNMKGDVVIPILDSGFSGALGFSAASKIPIELGLMRNRYLGRSFIMPEKREEIVKRKLIPIPQVIKDKEVVLIDDSIVRGTTMKQIVKMLRENGAKKVKVGIHSPPVIGPCPYGIDTSRKNELIASQKKLDEIIKEINADELHYLSIDGLKKAIGGDNLCLGCLNLNYPI from the coding sequence ATGTGCGGGATAGCAGGTGTTTGGAACGTGGATGCCTCATACAACATTTTACACGATATCTTGTTAGGGCTTCAACATAGGGGGCAAGAAAGTACGGGGATTATTCTGGAAAATTTTAGAATTGTAAAAGAAAAAGGGCTTGTTTCGCAGGTCTTAACACAAAAAAATTACATACCCGGAAAAATAGGGATAGGTCATGTAAGATATTCAACATTTGGTGAAAATACTGAAATTCAACCACTTATGGGGTTAACTTCAAAAGGAAAATTTGCCATTGCGCATAATGGAAACATTCCCGATGCAATGCAAAGAATGAAATCGTTAATTGAAAAGGGAGCTGTATTTAACACTACAATTGACACAGAGATATTTTTACATTACATTTCCCTTGCACCATATGCTGATCCAAAACTTTCCGTTCAATGGACGCTTTCGAGAATTCCAGGAGCTTTTTCTGTCCTAATACTAACTGAAAAAATGTTAATTGCAGCAAGAGACAGTTTTGGGTTTAGACCGCTTTTTTATGGGAAATATAGAGATGGCTATGTAATCTCATCTGAAGATGCTCCACTTATCTCTATAGGAGCCAAAGATATAACAGAAATTATCCCAGGTGAAATGGTTATTTTCTCAGAAAATGGTATGGAAAAAACAAAATTTGCAACTACAAAAATGCATTTTTGCGCATTTGAATATATATACTTTTCAAGACCAGATAGTAATTTTTTCTACGGAAATGTACACAAAGTAAGATTTAAAATGGGTGAAATTCTTTTCAAAGAAAGCAATATGAAAGGAGATGTAGTAATACCTATTTTAGATTCTGGGTTTTCAGGTGCTTTGGGATTTTCCGCTGCATCTAAAATCCCTATTGAATTAGGATTAATGCGAAATAGATATCTAGGAAGAAGTTTTATTATGCCGGAAAAAAGAGAAGAAATAGTAAAAAGAAAATTAATCCCTATACCACAAGTAATAAAAGACAAAGAAGTTGTATTAATAGATGACTCAATTGTTAGAGGAACAACCATGAAACAAATAGTAAAAATGCTAAGAGAAAATGGAGCAAAAAAAGTAAAAGTGGGGATACACTCTCCACCTGTAATTGGCCCTTGTCCTTATGGAATAGATACATCTAGAAAGAACGAATTAATTGCAAGCCAAAAAAAATTAGATGAAATAATCAAAGAAATAAATGCAGATGAACTACATTACTTATCAATCGATGGATTAAAAAAAGCCATTGGGGGAGATAATTTATGTCTAGGTTGTCTAAACCTAAACTACCCAATATAG
- the ndk gene encoding nucleoside-diphosphate kinase, whose product MERTFVYLKPNAVRRGLVGEIIKRFEQRGIKIVALKLFWMTREQAERLYEMHKGKNFYNELIEFVTGGPVVAMVVEAPRVIEMVRHIIGNTDPLKAGTGTIRGEFALTVTKNLIHASDSKENFEREYKIFFSENEIVDYYLDVQDDI is encoded by the coding sequence ATGGAAAGAACGTTTGTTTATTTAAAACCAAATGCAGTAAGAAGGGGACTAGTTGGAGAAATAATAAAAAGATTTGAGCAAAGGGGAATAAAAATTGTCGCTTTAAAATTGTTTTGGATGACTAGAGAACAAGCAGAAAGGTTATATGAAATGCACAAAGGAAAGAATTTTTACAACGAACTAATAGAATTTGTAACAGGTGGTCCAGTTGTAGCAATGGTGGTTGAGGCTCCAAGGGTGATAGAGATGGTAAGACATATTATTGGAAACACAGACCCTTTAAAAGCAGGAACGGGAACAATTAGAGGAGAATTTGCATTGACTGTGACAAAAAATCTCATTCATGCAAGTGATTCAAAAGAAAATTTTGAACGTGAATACAAAATCTTCTTTTCAGAAAACGAAATAGTAGATTATTATTTAGATGTTCAGGATGATATTTAA
- the purN gene encoding phosphoribosylglycinamide formyltransferase, protein MSRLSKPKLPNIVILASGNGSNFETIVKATKNGILNANILMLITNKKCFAEERAKCLNIPITRLGKNWSKDLYDLLKKLNPDLVVLAGFMKILPPNIVNSFKIINIHPSLLPAFPGKDAIKQAYDYGVKVTGITIHYVDEGVDTGPIIFQKALEIDGLTLDEIETNIHKLEHEYYPKVIQKILNS, encoded by the coding sequence ATGTCTAGGTTGTCTAAACCTAAACTACCCAATATAGTAATTCTAGCATCGGGAAATGGTTCTAATTTTGAAACAATTGTCAAAGCAACAAAAAATGGTATATTAAATGCCAATATTCTTATGTTAATTACAAATAAAAAATGTTTTGCCGAAGAAAGAGCTAAATGCTTAAATATACCAATTACAAGGCTTGGAAAAAATTGGTCTAAAGATTTGTACGACCTTTTAAAAAAACTCAATCCAGATTTAGTTGTTCTTGCAGGATTTATGAAAATCCTTCCACCAAATATCGTAAATAGCTTTAAAATTATCAACATTCATCCATCACTTTTACCAGCATTTCCAGGAAAAGATGCTATAAAACAAGCATATGATTATGGAGTAAAAGTTACCGGAATTACAATCCATTATGTAGATGAAGGTGTAGATACAGGTCCTATAATTTTCCAAAAAGCTTTGGAAATAGATGGACTAACTTTGGATGAAATAGAAACAAATATACACAAGTTAGAGCACGAATATTATCCTAAAGTAATTCAAAAAATATTAAACTCTTGA